In the Theobroma cacao cultivar B97-61/B2 chromosome 1, Criollo_cocoa_genome_V2, whole genome shotgun sequence genome, one interval contains:
- the LOC108661077 gene encoding uncharacterized protein LOC108661077 yields MESSWPFSSYDGIYQVTQHMASTQQSEGDCLSNDHFSSLPDRVHLDLKQNDFTDLINIWDKWGATTRANFDRKYGHIARLLKVQMDEQLLKAIVQFWDPSYRCFVFNKVDMVPTIEEYSALIQIDLDNPDKIYWRGQKTGHRRKLAKMMGITPAEVDQNLRKKRDNECIPWSFLRSYIMKHRDTEQGQLVMALEIYGLVIFPKVLGHIEVGIIDFFEQVINKANPSPSILAKTFRSLNYCRRKENRTKEQWISRLRELMSVEVTWRALWMLHHPVLYKCGNEPWVPLMGPWGAISYAPIMVRRQFGSEQFVPMTHRLITLEFAFGEPDFLKKIEEIAQAWKKTSRVDQGRYTDEVTTGYQMWHDQRVKDVVYPKEDALRGPVDPEP; encoded by the exons ATGGAGTCATCATGGCCATTCTCAAGTTACGATGGAATTTATCAAGTGACTCAGCATATGGCGAGTACCCAACAAAGTGAAGGAGATTGCTTGTCAAATGATCACTTCTCATCATTACCTGATAGGGTCCACCTTGATCTCAAACAGAACGACTTCACCGATTTGATCAACATATGGGATAAGTGGGGGGCTACCACTCGGGCAAATTTTGATAGAAAATATGGCCACATAGCTCGACTCCTCAAGGTCCAAATGGATGAACAGTTGTTGAAGGCCATTGTGCAATTTTGGGATCCATCGTATAGATGCTTCGTGTTCAATAAGGTGGATATGGTCCCCACAATCGAAGAGTACTCGGCTCTCATACAAATCGATCTCGATAATCCAGACAAGATATATTGGAGAGGACAGAAGACCGGACACAGGCGAAAGTTAGCCAAAATGATGGGTATTACCCCAGCGGAAGTTGATCAGAATCTAAGGAAAAAAAGGGACAATGAATGTATCCCGTGGAGTTTTCTACGTAGCTATATCATGAAGCACCGGGACACCGAGCAAGGACAGCTTGTGATGGCCTTGGAAATTTATGGGCTAGTGATCTTTCCCAAAGTTTTGGGACATATAGAAGTCGGAATTATAGACTTCTTCGAGCAAGTCATCAACAAGGCCAATCCTTCGCCCTCTATTCTAGCGAAAACTTTCAGATCACTGAATTACTGTCGAAGAAAAG AAAATAGGACTAAGGAACAATGGATCTCTAGACTTCGGGAACTCATGAGTGTGGAAGTAACATGGAGAGCCCTGTGGATGCTGCATCACCCGGTCTTGTACAAATGCGGAAATGAACCTTGGGTACCGTTAATGGGGCCATGGGGAGCCATCAGTTACGCCCCAATTATGGTGAGAAGACAATTTGGGTCAGAGCAGTTTGTGCCGATGACACACCGACTTATTACTTTGGAGTTTGCCTTTGGAGAGCCGGATTTTCTGAAAAAGATTGAGGAGATTGCGCAGGCTTGGAAGAAAACTAGCCGAGTTGATCAAGGGAGGTACACCGACGAAGTGACTACCGGATATCAGATGTGGCATGACCAAAGAGTTAAGGATGTGGTATATCCGAAAGAAGATGCACTACGTGGCCCAGTTGATCCAGAACCATGA
- the LOC18611140 gene encoding uncharacterized protein LOC18611140 yields the protein MVSRLGRGHHKSNHKPEKFFCRVDMEAKACNKGFCSNYLLLNPKQATFIDIFRLLFSSDLKNRKFIDSSHETQENIWYRLLIFVSILVQYLLQLVSKPLAWIGSSIETLINLLSSNDGFFGLIMNIIRGKVVIPDRNSATFTSFIGNGDLRMELDIKIKHGDSKYYPALAMMASKAAYNNRGYTETIVEDHWEMEHLGFFDYWNDYMEKATTQAFLFRDRSGDHDTIVVTFRGTEPFNADDWCSDFDISWYEIPDVGKIHSGFMKALGLQKNLGWPKKVVPETNSKQALAYYHLRETLRDLLNKNDGAKFIVTGHSLGGALAILFPAVLFFHDEKLLLERLEGVYTFGQPRVGDEMFGNFMEKNLKRHGIQYFRFVYCNDIVPRVPFDNKNLLFKHFGSYVYYNRRYEGEVVEEEPNKNYFSIWSVFPMTLNAVQELIRSFTIVKKEGPDYREGWLTVFFRIIGLVVPGVPAHLPQDYVNSTRLGSPDAFLPQRRKNQ from the exons ATGGTATCAAGGCTGGGTAGAGGCCATCACAAAAGCAATCACAAACCAGAGAAGTTCTTTTGCCGTGTAGATATGGAAGCCAAGGCGTGCAACAAGGGTTTCTGTAGCAATTATTTGCTATTGAACCCTAAGCAAGCTACTTTCATTGATATCTTCCGCCTCTTGTTTTCTAGTGATTTAAAGAACAGAAAATTTATTGATAGCTCTCATGAGACACAGGAGAATATCTGGTACAGGTTGCTTATATTCGTCTCCATACTGGTACAATATCTTCTGCAACTGGTATCGAAGCCATTGGCATGGATAGGGTCATCTATCGAGACTTTGATCAACCTTCTGTCAAGTAATGATGGCTTCTTTGGTCTGATAATGAATATCATACGAG GGAAGGTTGTGATTCCAGACAGAAACTCGGCAACATTTACTTCTTTTATTGGAAATGGGGACTTGAGAATGGAGCTAGACATTAAAATCAAACATGGAGACAGCAAGTACTATCCAGCACTAGCGATGATGGCATCTAAAGCAGCCTATAATAATAGAGGTTACACCGAAACTATTGTAGAGGATCATTGGGAG ATGGAGCACTTGGGATTTTTTGATTATTGGAATG ATTACATGGAAAAAGCTACAACACAAGCCTTCTTGTTTCGAGATCGAAGTGGTGATCATGACACTATCGTTGTTACATTTAGAGGAACTGAACCGTTTAATGCAGATGATTGGTGTTCGGACTTTGATATCTCTTGGTACGAGATCCCGGACGTTGGAAAGATTCATAGCGGTTTCATGAAAGCCTTAGGGTTGCAGAAAAATTTAGGTTGGCCTAAGAAAGTCGTGCCAGAGACAAACAGCAAACAAGCATTAGCCTACTATCACCTCAGGGAAACGTTGAGAGACCTTTTGAACAAAAATGATGGAGCAAAATTTATAGTGACAGGTCACAGTTTGGGTGGGGCGCTAGCAATTCTGTTTCCAGCagttttgtttttccatgaTGAGAAATTGCTGCTGGAGAGATTGGAAGGAGTGTATACTTTCGGGCAACCAAGAGTAGGAGATGAGATGTTTGGGAATTtcatggaaaagaatttgaagcgGCATGGAATTCAATATTTCAGATTCGTTTACTGTAACGATATAGTGCCAAGGGTTCCTTTCGATAACAAAAATCTTTTGTTCAAGCACTTTGGTAGCTACGTCTACTACAACAGGCGCTACGAAGGAGAG GTTGTTGAGGAAGAACCAAACAAGAACTACTTCTCGATTTGGAGCGTGTTTCCCATGACGCTAAATGCTGTGCAAGAGCTGATAAGAAGTTTCACTATAGTCAAGAAGGAGGGACCGGATTACAGAGAAGGGTGGCTGACAGttttttttagaataattGGACTGGTGGTCCCTGGTGTACCAGCTCATTTACCCCAGGATTATGTTAACTCCACCCGCCTTGGATCTCCAGATGCTTTTCTTCCCCAGCGCAGAAAAAACCAGTGA
- the LOC108661074 gene encoding uncharacterized protein LOC108661074, with amino-acid sequence MIRSGITIEVPSPFPYKSDKAVPWNYECNILGTASSAPQASSEDLTGVGGITRSGRSYSPEIVERVGKGKPAQGEGGLKKADTFSKDQVDESVVAPNNEIKNPVTKKEAGEFLKFIKHSEYNVVEQLTKTPARISLLSLLLNSEAHRNALLKVLNQAYVAQDISVEKLDHIVGNFIAFNDEEIPSGGRGSNKALHITIKCKDHAVPRVLVDNGLALNVMPRSTLTKLPVDVSYMRTSRMVVQFQVMDIAPSYNCLLGRPWIHMAGVIPSSLHQKVKFIAEGQLISVCAEEDILAIQPSSAPYVEATEEVPECSFRSFEFVNATYVGEKKVIPTPRLSVATKMGVKQTVGKGCRAGLGLGKNLQGINRHLAPMKNEERFGLGYKPTKEERRKLTAQKKIKRMAQLEGKEEEFGEQTIPHLYEIFRFVGFIHPEAPPKVNQVLRIFDELSIHMIGDEEPHENIPVVYPVLPGEELSNWTATELPIIFKSSKM; translated from the exons ATGATCAGAAGTGGTATTACCATCGAAGTCCCTAGCCCATTCCCTTACAAGAGCGATAAGGCTGTCCCATGGAATTATGAGTGTAATATTTTGGGCACAGCTTCATCCGCCCCTCAAGCATCTTCTGAAGATCTAACTGGTGTGGGGGGTATAACGCGAAGTGGGCGATCTTATTCCCCTGAGATAGTAGAAAGAGTTGGAAAAGGGAAACCAGCACAGGGAGAGGGAGGCCTAAAGAAAGCAGATACCTTTTCCAAGGACCAAGTTGATGAATCTGTAGTTGCTCCGAACAATGAGATCAAAAATCCTGTTACCAAGAAAGAAGCGGGTGAATTTCTCAAGTTTATCAAACACAGTGAATACAACGTGGTAGAACAATTAACCAAGACGCCTGCTCGCATCTCGCTATTGTCCTTACTGTTGAATTCGGAAGCACACAGGAACGCACTGCTCAAAGTCTTGAACCAAGCTTATGTGGCACAAGATATATCAGTGGAAAAGTTAGACCACATCGTGGGGAACTTCATTGCctttaatgatgaagaaatACCATCGGGTGGTCGAGGAAGTAACAAAGCGCTGCACATTACCATCAAATGCAAGGACCACGCCGTACCTAGGGTCTTGGTCGATAATGGTTTAGCTTTAAATGTCATGCCTCGCTCTACTTTAACCAAGTTGCCAGTAGATGTGTCGTATATGAGAACCAGTCGCATGGTT GTCCAATTTCAAGTCATGGACATTGCCCCGTCATACAATTGCTTGTTAGGGCGTCCATGGATTCATATGGCTGGGGTCATACCATCTTCCCTTcatcaaaaagttaaattcaTAGCTGAAGGCCAACTGATAAGTGTATGTGCGGAGGAAGACATACTGGCTATTCAACCATCATCTGCTCCCTATGTAGAAGCAACAGAAGAAGTCCCAGAGTGCTCTTTCAGatcttttgaatttgttaatgcTACTTATGTGGGGgaaaaaaaagtgataccGACCCCTCGTTTGTCAGTAGCCACTAAAATGGGAGTTAAGCAGACTGTGGGTAAAGGATGTCGTGCTGGTTTGGGGTTAGGAAAGAATTTACAAGGAATTAACCGTCATCTGGCTCCAATGAAGAATGAAGAAAGGTTTGGTTTGGGGTACAAGCCTACCaaagaagagagaaggaaaCTGACAGCTCAAAAGAAGATTAAAAGGATGGCTCAACTTgagggaaaagaagaagaattcgGGGAGCAGACAATCCCACACCTATATGAGATTTTTCGCTTTGTAGGTTTCATTCATCCCGAAGCACCACCAAAGGTCAATCAAGTTCTACGGATATTTGATGAGCTATCAATCCATATGATCGGAGATGAAGAACCTCACGAGAATATCCCTGTGGTGTATCCAGTACTGCCAGGAGAGGAGCTAAGCAATTGGACAGCCACGGAATTACCCATCATCTTTAAGTCTTCCAAAATGTAA
- the LOC18611141 gene encoding transcription factor HEC2, producing the protein MDVDMMKSSTEDHMDMMTMMMQMEKLPEFCEPFLSPSIFPEIHFSNGTSISSILPTPPIYPNPNVSSLNTLMTPPPTLSFIGNHPVQEPMTPPLQANNMANSSKYKYPTPFNDTNSYPSSVDKKNSMAAMREMIFRIAAMQPIHIDPESIKPPKRRNVKISKDPQSVAARHRRERISERIRILQRLVPGGTKMDTASMLDEAIHYVKFLKRQVQSLEQAAVNRPIGAGFSSATIADVGYSSLVKTCQPSHHQVMGNMPMLR; encoded by the coding sequence TGAAATCCTCAACAGAAGATCACATGGATATGATGACAATGATGATGCAAATGGAAAAGCTTCCTGAATTTTGTGAGCCTTTCCTGAGCCCTTCCATATTTCCTGAAATCCACTTCTCTAATGGGACTTCAATCTCCAGCATCCTGCCCACACCACCAATTTACCCAAACCCCAACGTTTCTTCACTCAATACATTGATGACCCCGCCTCCCACTTTATCATTCATTGGCAACCATCCAGTTCAAGAACCAATGACTCCACCTCTTCAGGCCAACAATATGGCCAATAGCAGCAAGTACAAATATCCAACTCCTTTCAACGATACAAATTCATACCCTTCTTCAGTAGATAAGAAAAACTCCATGGCTGCAATGAGGGAGATGATTTTCCGTATAGCAGCAATGCAGCCTATTCATATAGACCCAGAATCCATCAAGCCTCCAAAAAGAAGGAACGTGAAGATCTCTAAGGATCCCCAGAGTGTGGCCGCCAGGCATAGAAGAGAGCGGATAAGTGAGCGGATAAGGATACTGCAAAGACTTGTTCCCGGAGGCACTAAGATGGACACAGCTTCAATGTTGGACGAGGCCATTCACTATGTCAAATTCTTGAAGAGACAGGTGCAATCTTTGGAACAGGCTGCTGTTAACAGGCCAATAGGTGCTGGGTTTTCAAGTGCAACAATTGCTGATGTGGGCTACTCGTCTTTGGTGAAAACTTGCCAGCCATCTCATCATCAAGTTATGGGCAATATGCCGATGCTTAGATAA
- the LOC108661075 gene encoding uncharacterized protein LOC108661075: protein MEEEQRERMDRMERAQEEMREQLAKMMELMMSLSKGKRAIEEPAPSENPPAQDSRNQRDDPSYPPGFTPPHAQTSQRVHPQVMPSVYYNAPPPLGHQPTHGQFGSYPGINPAEPINVPDLDDPKEQEKLRKDSSQTGENEKDQKKYDLLEERLRVIEEVDRFGTMDATELCLVPDVLIPAKFKVPEFEKYDGTKCPMAHITMYCRKMVAQSHDDKLLIHFFQDSLTGSAARWYTMEKKQNENFKEYAQKWRDTAAQVQPPLTDKEMTVLFINTLRAPFYERLIGHEVVSSKKGSTSMKKEGDVQAVAHDSQQAHNFNPYYPYPPYQPFYPNIGNITQNPYVYQPVSQPTFQTNVLPQTPPPRPVASTNNPGHGQRGPKTTLERPKFDPIPVPYTTLLPQLIENRLLARTPLEPLRPPFPKWYDPNAHYDYYFGIQRHSTENCTALKHKVQELIKAGLLNFAKKDNSSVDGNPLPNHGRPTVNAIHEGMI, encoded by the exons atggaagaagaacaaagagagcGAATGGACAGAATGGAAAGAGCTCaggaagaaatgagagaacaGTTAGCAAAGATGATGGAATTGATGATGAGTCTcagtaaaggaaaaagagcGATCGAAGAGCCAGCTCCGTCAGAAAACCCACCAGCACAAGACAGTAGAAACCAAAGGGATGATCCATCCTATCCCCCAGGGTTCACTCCACCACATGCCCAAACCTCTCAAAGGGTCCACCCTCAGGTGATGCCATCCGTCTATTACAATGCACCACCCCCGTTAGGCCATCAACCGACTCATGGGCAATTTGGGTCATATCCTGGGATAAATCCTGCTGAACCAATAAATGTCCCAGATTTAGACGATCCAAAAGAGCAAGAAAAACTAAGAAAGGACTCGTCGCAAAcaggagaaaatgaaaaagaccaGAAAAAGTATGATCTGTTGGAAGAACGTCTTCGTGTTATCGAAGAAGTTGATAGGTTTGGTACCATGGACGCAACCGAGCTATGCTTAGTGCCGGATGTATTAATCCCTGCTAAGTTCAAAGTTCcagaatttgaaaaatatgacgGAACAAAATGTCCCATGGCACATATTACCATGTATTGTCGAAAGATGGTTGCACAGTCTCACGATGATAAGTTACTGATCCATTTTTTCCAAGACAGCTTGACTGGGTCAGCTGCTCGGTGGTAC ACTATGGAAAAGAAGCAAAACGAGAACTTCAAGGAATATGCCCAAAAGTGGAGAGATACGGCAGCGCAAGTTCAGCCACCTCTCACTGATAAAGAGATGACTGTGTTGTTCATAAACACACTCCGAGCTCCATTCTATGAGCGCTTGATCG GGCATGAAGTTGTCAGCTCGAAGAAAGGGAGTACGTCCATGAAGAAAGAAGGGGATGTGCAAGCAGTCGCTCACGACAGCCAACAAGCCCACAACTTTAACCCATATTACCCGTACCCCCCATACCAACCCTTCTATCCGAACATAGGCAACATCACACAAAACCCATATGTGTACCAACCTGTCTCGCAACCAACATTTcaaaccaatgttcttccacAAACTCCACCACCAAGACCGGTAGCTTCAACCAATAATCCTGGCCATGGTCAAAGAGGACCTAAAACTACCCTAGAAAGACCAAAGTTTGATCCTATCCCAGTCCCTTACACTACATTGCTGCCACAACTCATAGAAAATCGACTCCTTGCTCGAACCCCTTTAGAACCACTCCGACCACCTTTCCCGAAATGGTATGATCCGAATGCGCATTATGATTACTATTTTGGAATTCAAAGGCACTCCACCGAGAATTGTActgctttaaaacataaagttcAAGAGCTCATTAAGGCaggacttttaaattttgctaAAAAAGACAATTCGAGTGTTGATGGGAACCCGTTACCTAATCATGGAAGACCGACTGTGAATGCCATACATGAAGGGATGATTTGA